Part of the Citrus sinensis cultivar Valencia sweet orange chromosome 2, DVS_A1.0, whole genome shotgun sequence genome, attctattattttgttttttctattGTTTATATTTTCGTTCATTacctttttttagttttttttttttagcacaGAGTGCAagatggtatcagagccataaGAACAAAATTATGGACCCAATACAGTCAATAGTTAATAGTTTGTATACATTAAAGGTatataataaagaagaaataaagaatttggtaaaagctttaaaaactgataaaaataatataagaaatataGAAATTGAATTAACTGAAGAACTTATAGAAAGAAACATAGATACCACAGGAGGAGAAATAttgatagaaaagaaaatgaaatttattgataaatttatacaatttttaatatattggtATAAAACTGAAACATTATGAACCAAGCAGTTAATACAATACaggaattaataaatagtacAGAACATATGCATTTAGGATGGGAAAATATAGTGagtacatatataaatttaataaatcaaaaaatagatttattagagcaagaaagaataggtttaataaatttaggacCAGAAATATATTCTGAATTCATAGATCTATATGAGTTTGATAATCatttgttgttattaaaagaaataaatacaacTCTAGAAAGGATAAAAAATAGGTGTAGAAGAGATGGAAGGAGACAAATACTCCctcaattataaaaaaaaaagaaacatcaagggactcaaatgaaatttatcaagaagaataaaacaaaaaacgtAAGGTACATTTATCGTAACTTAGGCGCTcccattttatatttatccaAAGTAAaggatttaattaaacaaaattcagTCCCACGGAAGTTAACATACCGAAAATAGTTATACAAAAACCACTATCAAAATATTGGATAATcttgagaaattttaaaatttgttattaattagcAAAGAATTAAGCCCAATACCATATTTCGCCAAATCTCAAAGGAAAATTTTCCACTTTTCCAGTAcaacattttctataatttacgGTAATTATGTATTGGTAATGCTAATGGTTTTTTACactaaacaatattttttccattcgtacagaaaaaatataattaccaaGTTCATCAATAATTACATCATTTATCATCATCCAAAGCTATATTTGCATCATCACTTGTCAATCTACAAAAGAGAAATCAAAGGTGTTAAAAACATttccaataataaaataaataattaaatataaagactAGTACCTAGgtgtttcaattaaaaaaataatcattaaaaaatattaccttTCAAGTAATACATAATTTTGTTGTGTATTCTATACCACATTAATGATGTATTCTAAATAGATGAAGTCCACTCCCAAATGGTGTTTGATATCTATATCTGAATGTGTCTTATATAtttcaagagaaaattttaccCATACTCTAAGGTTTGGGGAAAATGACATGCATGAACCTTACCTTACAATATAACCTCATGATTGCATTTTGCTGGATATTATATACTAAATTAATTTCGTTGTCTATTATATTCTATATTAATGATGTACTGCGGATTCACACGAGGCTTAATTAATCGGCATATATGTCACTTGTGAAACACAAAGGACTACCAATTAATTCACGTTAGAAAAGACAAGGatttaatcaaacaaaattcagtCTGACGAAATTTATACAAACTACTATCGGCAAAATACATTCAAGATTAACAATCACATTAATCTAgcatccttttttttcctcctttctctttttctttctttactttttaggCCGCTTTCCTTTCTCCAAATTACTTTTCTTGATTTTCCACAGAACACATCAAAACGTTGGACCACCTTGAGAGTCcagaaatattaaatttttggaGTCCACagaaaattacatatttttgtcataatttgtagatttttgttcttttatcattttcgcAAATTTATTGAGAAGGCCAAGTACCACCATATTTAATCAAAAgtcatataaaaatttttttatacattttgttATGTCAAAAGGACGGCTATTCTTAAAAGTTTAACCGAgcgattttttaattattttatttaactgaCTATCCAAGTTCGAATTCTAGATGACTCTGACCCCAAAACCAAATGTGTGCTATTCACATCCCCCATCTGTCCATTGAAAAGggcaaattttgttttcaactaAGCAGCCCCTTTGTGGCTTGTATCGATGTACGTTTAACATTGTCGCTCTAATTTTATCCTAATATGCGCTAATGCAAAACGATATGCAATGGAACTTTGTCAACTTACGGTAACAATTTGTTTAAACTTATGCAGACTACTTAACTAACCAGTCAAATAGAgtgtcaaataaaattttaatatttggttAAGAGACCACAAGAGTtcataaatattgttttttttttaccaattaaGAAGATTAAAATGAATGGCATATTTTGCACAGAATTAATATgcttattcaaatttaacaatatagtgggctttttcaaatttcaaatgtgTAGATGGGGCTAAATGCCTAAACCACAACTTtccttattattttcattgaatCATCAGAACTCtgaacaaatttgaaaatattttctgagtctcttcttcatcatttaGTTTATACTTCAACTGACCATTAGAAGCCATTCAGTTTCTGTACGATCATGCAAAAGGGTTAGAAAGTAATTACAATCAATATTTGTGTACTTCAGAATTTGAACCTTAATGAGCAATTAACCAAGAGTTGTTAATTTCTCTTCCTTTCCAAAATTCTGTTAGAATTGTCAATTGTTACGGCATATGGGTGTAAAGATTTTCtgataataaaagttaaaattatggGGTGGgtttttataagaattttgGAGGGGTGTAAGAAGCCCCACTCTAGTCATAAATGAAGCCATGACTTGGAGTAATGGAATACAGAGCCCATTAACCCTAAAGGCCTTAAACTAACCCAACATGCTTTAAAGTGATAATTAAGATGTAAGACAAGCTCGCTCCATCACTAAAGCATGTTTGGTTTATTATACGTTGTAAGCCcatcaattttttaagttgtttACTATTGCATTTCATCGAATATTTGGTTTATTATACGTTGTTTTCAAAGTCGTTGACAATCAACGGGGCAATACCGAAATAGATAGTCCTAGCCGCCTAGGCGCGCGCgcgcaaaagaaaaaaaaaaggataatgtATTACAAAATCACTGATGCGTGGAAGATCCTAGTTTTGTAGTGAGAGTAAAAGAATTGAGCTTGAAACTATTTTTTTGctgatatttttaatgaaacgATTCAAAGAAAACATAGATGGAGGGAAGCAAAATGGTTGAAGTAAGCAAGCTGTGTAGTGAGAACTGGAGGCACATCAAGCATGAATAGAATGTGTGTTTGTGTTAATAAAGCGAGGATTGATTCAGGCTAGCAAAAGTATTCTTCATAGTCATTGTCAGTGTAGTGTAGTATGCCTTTATTCTTAACTAGATTTGAGTCCTTATCTCCCCTAAGATTCTACCACAGGTGGCTAGTTATAGaaagttatttaaaaatcactcAGACAAACTTTTAGTGATAATTGAACTtaaatttaactttaatatCTTATTAGAAAAGTTCAATACGGCTTTAATAGAGTGGAAAACGTTTATTTTCCCCCAGGAAAAATGTATAATAAGTTCTTTTACATAGACTCCATAACTAAATTAGACaagtaaataatcaattacGGAATTAAGAGCTTGGTTTAACAAGGTCAGCATGAAGAAACTACAAATTTGAGGCTAAAAATCTAGAAATGGAGGCCAAAACATAAGATTTTCAAAGAATGACCAGATTTTAATTAGATCCCAGGGAACATTTGTTGGGGAATaatcaggtttttaaatttttataaaaccttttaaagatcgctctcatataatatataagaattcgtattctagaaatcgtaccttgaaaatccgagttggctttttccgctgaagtgatttaggctcctagatcacgatccgccaccaccactcctgttagatcacgatccgtcaccaccacgcttgttagatcacgaactgccaccaatgatcttccaggttatgactcaggttcgatctgcacttgacgtgtgggcgcctttatcactaccaaagcaactagcacgagaaaatttttctctcaataatggagagaaaaatcttattctctgatttatataaagtggcttctcctttttctttagagaaaataagccttatatatctccctttagtgaaaaccctaggctccaaataatgccctaaataaaactcacgttattttcttttcaataggggacccaccttgtaaaataacataagaccccttatacaaaagctaattaaatggagcctcccactaaatgatatatttaggcttttgacccaaatagctagttatcttacttattagtccagtagtggtgcagtcaattaaatgagctaacccgaggatcatttgggaacatacaatagtggctacaataattaggcctgtaattaaactaacccaattatttaattccaaatctactccactaaaagattggaactgacttccataattgtatgctcgaataataattcgtcccaagccacattgatttctttactgcacaatcctttgtaccacatcgttaattaaattgatatctcaactgttcaatcaatttaataacatcatattccttgatccttactggttttttctaatgatcattttcaacatactaaatatgttgacacactctggccagagaattctatgatcaagtaccgaaaacctatcaagagatgtgttgtacaaattctatattgttaatccataactccaatactcataattgctcccaccaagataccgggtaatcttgaccacaaggatgtgtcgtgcccattggtaactcaaatgaaataacaatcacaatcatgaaatcataattaactcaagattaagattacagtaaaatcaacgcctatgagatttaataagtctgacagttattacaaagttaattaaatctcatatgcgatcctgttcaatgtagtcgtactacatcaataaattcatacatgattaagacaaatcattcaatgaatttattacagtctatacctaaataaagtgcccaactttatttatcaactgcgaactaaatttatttaatcataagataacttgtatttatgtcttctgtgaatccacatggtgatcacataaatacatataatatgattaaatggactttaatacaaatattaatacaattaagatatttgaataaaatacctcatttattttattaatcagaaaaattatttattacaattaaataaacacatatgcttttaaagagcatattttcccaacaacaTTAACCCAGTTTACTGCTTATTTTAGACCTCTTTGTTTACAtgaattaatgtttaatagcCTTTAGGATCTCAAGCCTGACCCTTACAACTACATAtgaattcatttaattaacaatatgtacGTATTAGCAGCTAGTGAAGTAGAAAATGCCCGTGACTAGTGCTttagtttctttaaaatcCGGAGACAAAGAGTTGTTCTgagtattttataattttttttttcacatgaGACACCATTCAAGACAATGTCCATGTGGTGTGAATGCCAAAATCCCCCGTGAACCTGGCAATTATTGTCTTTTTCAgcattttaatataatcagtttgtatttaaattactatttgatcgattaaaatttgaataattttacaGCTAACCCAGGTATTTTTTAACCACAATTCCCAGCTTCCCTTCTATATATATCTCGGCATCAGCTGATCAGCATGAATTAAGAGTTCATAACCAAACTGAAATAGATATCCAAAGTTTAGTGTTACTGAGAAATATGAGTTCTAGGATTTATTTTATGCTCGTCGCGATATTTACTGTCGCTGcagtttttcaattttccgGCCAAGTTTCCGGCGCACAACACTGTGGAATGAATACAAATGTTCTTGGCCAGCTTGTATCACAATGTGAGAAATATGTGTTGAAATCGGGGCCGAAGATTCGGCCATCTCCTGGTTGTTGTGCGGTTGTGAAGAAGGTTGATGTGCCATGTATGTGCAAGTTTGTGACAAAGCAGATTGAAGAAATTGTAAGCATTGAGAAGATGGTTTATGTGGCCAGGTCATGTGGCATAAAGATTTCTGCCGGGACAAAATGTGGAAGTAAGTAAATAACATTCCTCGTGCAATTACCAATAAATTCTATTAGATAATGCACTTCTCAAATACTATCTCAACTTTATTTCTCATAAGTGACGCGACATTTAtctgtaaaataataatatgaactaataagtaattttataggTTCATGAAACTGGCATTCAATTGATGATCATTTATCATCTCAGTATTTGCGATGTATATACTGAAATCTACTTAGGAAGTGAAGCATTattctttcattaattttgatttacaTTCACACAAATTGTTAAAGGTCAGCTCTCTTTGTTGTTctacaaagaaagaaattttagtttgtgactctgttaattttttatttctgtaaTAACACTCGAtcatttactaaaatttattgaagaaTTCAAGAGAGATTTGAGAAATTTTCTACTGTAATGGACGTCAAATTAAGTCCGATATGGTGAAGAATAAATTTGCTAATGCTGTGTTGTAATTAATTGTCTTAGGCTTCACTGTCCGATCTGCTTGAAAATGGGAGTGCATGAATGTCTGAAGCACTGGGAGGCAGCTGGGTTTTGTGACGAGTCTGTTGATGTTATAAGAGGCAGGTTTCATGGTGTTGTGTTAATGTGCTGATcgatttatatttaatttcttattctatgtttcttgattttaataataataataaaaataaaaagaggcAATTCTAATCAATTTCTTATAAAACAACGGATTATTtggtctttttttatttattttgtcaaaatttatcaaagaagCATTCCGATTTCCGATAATCCGATTTGTGCTCTAGAGCAATTCAAATTGGCTTTCCAAATACAGTGCGTGGATGAGtttgaaaatctaaaataaataatagaaaaatgaagaacaagtaatcccaaattcaatttcatccATTTCAGCCTCTGATCATAGAAAATTCTTGAAGAACGATCACggtaaaaattttatagataaacAAGCAagaatcaaaaaattaaattaataattttattaatctaaattaccaaattaatcaaaaaagatgaaaaacaaaaccaaaattattgtaaaagggTATTAGTgtaaaagcaaacaaaaagaaataaaaaataatcgtAGAGGTGTCATTAATTAAACGAGCaccaatatcaaaatatagagGGTAAATAGAATTTTACCTCTAATAAAATGAACTATTACCCCATGCGAtgttagaagaaaaatataaaataatcgaTTAACATTATAGttcattttgttgttgtaTCATTCTTTAGTATAAAATAGTCACTtaaacaaaatccaaaaaacccaaaaaataagAAGTGGGTACGTTTCTATGCATGCATGTAGCTATGGgaattgaaaagataaaagttcAAGGGAAATGAATAAATTGCTGGCAAGAGGAATGTTATGATGAACAAACCTTTCAGCAAGCACAGCTGAACCCTCTTCAAACAACTCCTCCACAACCCAACAGCAGCGAGCTTGCTGATGCTTTTTTCATAGAATCCTGAGCTTTCTTCACAAAGATAAGTGAACTTGTAACCATAATTAACCATAACAGAATCATGGTTATATCAAAGTGCGCTTTAtagctttaaaaaatataaactgaTGTGAAAATTTAAGCTTAATGGTATACTAAGTTTACTAAAAAATCTAAACATTTAATATACATGAATTATGGTTTTAATAcacaaatcataataataCATGGAGAAAAAATGAACCCAATgattaaaggaaaattagaaaaaaaaatggatgagACTTTTACCggcaaagaaaagaacaagtaGTAAAGTAGCCAAAACGTTGAGAACCTTCATGTTGAAGTATGCTTTGCTAAAATTTATAAGGGCTTAGAATTTTGAGTCAGACTCTGATGAGGAAAATGGACATGGTTCTAATAGAGGAAATGGTTGTAAAAAAGAGTCCTTTGTAGCTAGAAAatacacattaaaaaaaaattgtcatgtTTAGCTAGAACAAGATCACGAATAAGACAAAGTCTTAAGGAAAATGTTATGATGCgtcttaaaaccattgaacactgatttttaatatcataacAACAAACTGAAGGTTCTATTTTATGGGGAATATGTTTGATTCAATGACTTTCAAACTGATGAATTAACATCTTGTGAAGTTAGCTAGACAAATTTTATAGTGCGCGCAAGCATTACTAGTCATAATTGTAAAGAGAACCGTTATGTTTCTACCCAGTATATTGACTAGAACTTATGTGTTGGACCACAATCTTCAACCATTGCCACTACAAAGTGCAAGACAGAAAATATAATGTCACCTTTGATTTGCCAATATCAAGTTCTTGCATGCACATatttgtgtatgtgtgtgtattatGATGATTGTAGGGAATAACAAGTTGAGTCAGGTGACAGCAGAGTACACAGAAAGACGTTGTGGGCTTGGCTATAGTTTCCCAACTGCCGAGATGCTGCTTGTGATACCATTCGCGTTAACAAATACATCGAAATTAGTGGAGTCGCGAGAGGACTTTGTAAGCCCGGTGGCTTTTGCATTTGGGGCTGCTAATGCTAATTGCCTTTTTATATCAATAACTTGTACATCTCTCTCTCAACCCGGCTGCTTATGTAAACATTATGCTATTAGCTAAATAAAGTCAGAATTAGTATCTGAATTCTGTGTCCGATCCACTTGGTCTGGTTGAGTTTGTGTTTGATGGTTATTGTCTAtatatctttaaaattttgtcatGTGTAGGTAAAATGAGATGAATAAGATATAAGATTAGTAATTATCTTATAAAGACATCAATATCATAACAATATGCGGTTAGAATAAAATGATAGAAGAATGAACTCCAATATATATGTGGTCTTAATTTTAGCACATAACACTTTTTAATTCCCCAATTATATCAACAGTGAATAGAATCTAAATTATTCAAGCGCACCTCATCAaatgtaaatcaacattaattaGCACCAATAAAAAGTCAGTTCTTACTTTATGTTGAGCGGACAACCATTCCTTGAGAGTCGGGAGCAGTGGGCCTTGGCATCAAACTGTTTTTTACCGAATGTTAgggtaaaatgggaatttCAAGTGGCGCAGTCTAGTTGGTTGCTTGGAGTACTATTTTGCATATGATCGTGGTTTATTCAACTTGTAAGACATATATTTAGAATATATAAAGCTAAGGTTAAGGTCACATCATTATGATCATACATAATAACAATACATTTCAATTTAAAGTAACACATGATCAAACATTTAATAATGTATATGAACTTTATAGCATAGCAACTTGCCCGGGAGAAAGGCAATTATTCAGTGCATatttaaaaccctaaaaataaacCACATCTGTTATTATtgctaataatttatttgattaatactAAGTTTAACTCCTTGTTAAACGAACGAAGTTCATTTAAAATCATATGTGGCTTCAATCTTAGAACCCTCAGAAACGTAGTATACAGAGAGGGGGAAATCATCATCCATTTCCACAGAAAGATGTTTGAGAGTCACCCATGAGCTTGAAAAAAAACCATTCCTTGTCAAGTCTCCCCTTCACTTCATCAACCAAAGGGTTTTCCCTCACCTTGAGAATAGTTTTCTCACCATAGTTGCTTTCCACCGAAATGCTGAATTTTGGCTGTCCAGCCAGTGGCTTGACACAGAGAACAATTGAAGCATGTTGTTCAAAGTTCCAATGACCAATAGTTTGATCATTCATCAGCACTTGATTTTTAAACTTGAGAGTTTGTCTCGCCACGCCCACGTTGAGTATTGTTTCAATCTTCTCTTTCAGGTCAAGAACAGTTGCAGACTCGAGCATTTCGATCTCCGGAATCACCTCCCCACCAACAATCTTGAGAAGCACCATCGCCATAATAAAATCACAGCAAAATTCAACTAACTAATTAAAGCTTCTTCCAAACGTTTTAATTTCTTAGTGTCAATATCTCTTGGAAAATTACAagcaaaaaatataagatgaCTGGTATAATTTAAATGGAAAGAGTGGACTTAAAATGCGTGTTAGGTTCATTCCCTTGATATGTTTTGGAAGGTAAGTATTCTCTTCTTCCTCATGACTTGTACTGTACAGAGCATAAATTTGCATGTAGAAAATGGCTTGCTTAtgactaatttttttccaattatttttgttgtaaaaaaattgtttgtttaCTCCAATATTTGTGTTCTCTAACAGAGGTCCAAAAATCGAACCGCGTACATTGCTTGGTGGGTGCCTTCcacaaaaaatacaattaaaaaacttttaaaccGTTGGCAAACAGGCCCGAAAGGTTCAACTGAGGCCCAATCCAAGGACCAGCATGGGTGTTACAAGCCCTGGAGAGCAAGTAGCCCATTCACCATCATCTGTTCATTTTGTTGAGCAAGTAAAGCACTTTACACACCTGACCCGCACTGTGATCTTTAAATCCACAAAAACAATGATCCAGTTAGCCTCCAAAGCTggttaaacatttttttaaaccttttaaattttagtctATTAATCATTTGTTACCAAAaatcactttctttttttttttttttggtcgttttgattttttaggtGTTTATGCATGTCAATTTTAGGTTGCTAATAATAACAGCCGTCTGGTGAGATTCTCTTTTAATGTATTTTcaatgtatgtgtgtgtatgcaccttttaatttctttgagGGTTCTGTTTTTCCAAGAgtcattaatcaaataaaattttctaaaactCTGCAATAGATTGATAGCAGATTGAGTTATATCAGAAGCTATGCTGCAAAAGACATTCAATTTGGTGTCGAAGACGGCAACCAAGTGAGTGACTAAACTTACTTGAATTATAAAAGACATTCAATTTTGCACTTATTCAAACTTACTGCAAAAGACATTCAATTTTGCACTTATTCAAAATATGTTCCCATCGAGACTTCTTGATCAAAATGACTAGATATGCCTATAACTTGTACTAAATCTAATATTTCTTGATGAAATATTAATCAACGAGGTTCAATTTTGGTTGTCATATCAACTTCAGAACCTTCACAAACATAGTATGCAGAGAGGGGAAAATCATCCTCCATTTCCTTTGAAAGGCGATGAAGAGTAATTTTTTCGGTTAAAATGCCACAGCGCCTCTCAAGTTTCCTCTTCAAATCAACAACCAATGTTGTTTCCTTCACCCTGATGTTAATTTCTTCATTGATGTACTTCACCAGAATGTTGAATTTTGGTTGTCCAGCCAGGGGTGTTACAACAAGACCAAGTGCAGCAAAGGGTCCCAAGTTCAAATGACCAATAGTTTGATCATTCGTCAACACTTGATTGCTGAAGTTGAGAGTTTGTCTTGCTACATCCACATCTAAAATCTCTTCAATCGTCTCCTTTAAATCAAGAATGGTTGCAAACATTGGCATTTCAATCTCTGGTATTACCTCTCCACCAGTGATTGCAAAATGCACCATGGCCATCATTAAATTCtctcaatttttgtttttctactGAAAGACGATTATTGTTCCTCCTTAAGTGTgagttgaaaaaagaaaaaatttagatttaaaatgCATGAAATTTTCACTGTGTTGTCGATTTTGGAAGGTAAATATTCTCAATTCTCATGACTTAGCTCGTTCTACATGTTTCACACCTCATTTTTTGgtctttcatttttaatttttctatttgacATTGGGAACAACATTAAGTATATATGAACACATAAATGGCATTCATAGATTGGTTATTttaacagttttttttttcatcaaaaccCCTCATTAGTTAAGATGATCGTATTCACTTACGTCTTCAGTTTTACTCTTAGGATGAAAAAATGGTGCAAAAAGTTGTTTAATTTTGAGGGGTCACGGATCATTCCcctatatatttttatgtacaGAGTGTTGGTATAATCTTTTAGTGACAGAGCGAATTTTgatgagttttaaaaacatGATAGACAAAaccattatttaattatcggAATAAATAGCAAAggattttgatcatttttccattttgtttaaaccattatttaattaaaataaataaattaaaattaaaatcattttgattattatgtaaaagttaattttaatattattaatagggaattttttaaattgtaaaatttatttaacctaaagatttatttaaaatctttataatattacaaatacattgttaaaataaatataataatttaaaattttgatattgttttgaatgtcaaaaataatttaatattattagtctactacacgattatattatttatgttaaatttgtattaattaaaaaccttTAAAGCCAATTTGCTAATTACTATAGTCAAAGGGCATTATAAGTACCaataaagtgttggctccgctggcaatggagtccccttaagtggcttgactgggtttgctccccagttcgagtcgcagggaagtcgcctTTATTGGGAGAACCTATGCCTCTcggttcgagcggggacttctagtctgggttgtggtacgaACTTAAAGGtgtctcccacagttgggaccctccccaggatacctcgtgatcaaaaccaaaaaaaaaaaaagggcattATAAGTAAAAAAGGGACTTGGTGTCCCTTTTTTAAAACTTGGGGGTCCTTGTGAGTATTTCCCCAAACCTTGAGGAGTAGAtgtctttttcccttttgtttaaagctatttttgtaatataatttttcattaaaaggtAGGTTTAGAGAGTAATTTTATGAGTTCAAATAACCTCACTCCctaattaataacataaatatcttagtcactttttttaatataagcaCTAAACTAGTATGATTAGGTGATATATTCCTTTTGTGGCACTATGCCAATCGacaacaaataagaaatattttaataaacacatatgatTAATTGACATGTATATTACAATGtagattttcaattattatcatttattaaatgatttcCTTCTCAATTTGGAAGTTACAGGTATAAAGTAATGTGTCAAACAagttttggattttatttctatCTATGATTAGGAAACAagttttggattttatttccatttatgATTAGGATGCAATTAATATTTGCAATAGATAATGAATTtcttatcaatatatatacgTACTCAAAGTTTGACATGTTCTTCACTTCATATACTACCAAATCATCCAAAGCaaagaaaactactttcaatTTGCCTGGAGAAAGGTGATGCTGACGATGAATATCAGTTCtatcaaaatgattttgattgtCACCCTCGTGGTCACTGCATCTTGTAAGTCGTTATGCCTTCCTCTCATGCACacactttttatttgtttgtttttttttaatctatgtATCTCTATCTGTGTACGTAATTTAACAAATGGTATTGATGCTAACCAACAGGGCAATTGATGGAAGTTGAAGCCAGGGAGGTGGCCTTGA contains:
- the LOC112497264 gene encoding uncharacterized protein LOC112497264, which codes for MSSRIYFMLVAIFTVAAVFQFSGQVSGAQHCGMNTNVLGQLVSQCEKYVLKSGPKIRPSPGCCAVVKKVDVPCMCKFVTKQIEEIVSIEKMVYVARSCGIKISAGTKCGSFTVRSA